Proteins co-encoded in one Brassica rapa cultivar Chiifu-401-42 chromosome A02, CAAS_Brap_v3.01, whole genome shotgun sequence genomic window:
- the LOC103853324 gene encoding uncharacterized protein LOC103853324 has protein sequence MVKANVLSKIRGFSGVNRPIYVLAGLAFLISVATLAKFNYITPLRFSGRFCNNHGSFDGDNYILGSQMRKTIESAIFKIHQEMDDLKALEANSSAPPSDSSASGSMFRHVAFLADVLSLIQSVHMELPSLEEVDHPLKQRNGDPGEHFMREEIKKYIKIKPNRLGKQNFMGANGTFTSIGHACFAMKKDLEEYMDYDVGEICNDDWRLAQKLMVHGCDPLPRRRCFSRAPQLYYKPFPINESLWKLPDNRNVRWGQYKCKNFTCLASNTTARKGFFKCTDCFNLTHHELPRWVNRGELDPETNQTADFSIQEVLEIKPGEIRIGLDFSVGTGTFAARMRESNVTIVTATINLGAPFNEMISLRGLVPLYLTVNQRLPFFDSTLDMIHTTRFLDGWIDLILLDFVLFDWDRVLRPGGLLWIDSFFCLKEDLGDYMEAFKALRYRRHKWVVVPKRDKDDKEVFFSAVLEKPPRPFR, from the coding sequence ATGGTGAAGGCGAATGTATTATCGAAAATTAGAGGTTTCAGTGGCGTCAACAGACCAATCTATGTCTTGGCTGGTTTGGCATTTCTCATCTCAGTAGCTACTCTGGCTAAGTTCAACTACATCACACCGCTAAGGTTCTCTGGTCGGTTCTGTAATAATCATGGAAGCTTTGACGGCGATAACTATATCCTCGGAAGCCAAATGAGAAAGACGATAGAATCCGCCATCTTCAAAATCCACCAAGAAATGGATGATCTCAAGGCCTTAGAAGCTAATTCTTCTGCTCCACCATCTGATTCATCAGCTTCAGGATCCATGTTTAGGCATGTAGCTTTCCTTGCTGATGTTCTTTCACTGATTCAGTCAGTTCATATGGAGTTGCCTTCCTTGGAAGAAGTGGATCATCCGTTGAAGCAGAGGAACGGTGACCCCGGCGAGCATTTCATGAGGGAAGAGATCAAGAAATACATAAAGATCAAACCTAACCGGCTTGGAAAGCAGAACTTCATGGGAGCTAATGGAACGTTCACTTCGATAGGGCACGCTTGCTTCGCCATGAAGAAAGATCTAGAAGAGTATATGGACTATGACGTGGGGGAGATCTGCAACGACGACTGGAGACTAGCTCAGAAGCTTATGGTTCACGGTTGCGATCCGTTGCCTAGAAGACGGTGTTTCTCCCGTGCACCGCAGCTATATTACAAACCGTTTCCGATCAACGAGTCTTTGTGGAAGCTTCCGGATAACCGGAACGTCAGATGGGGACAGTATAAATGCAAGAACTTTACTTGTCTTGCAAGCAACACGACAGCAAGAAAAGGGTTCTTCAAATGCACTGATTGCTTCAACCTCACGCATCACGAGTTGCCGAGATGGGTTAACCGAGGAGAACTCGATCCAGAGACAAACCAAACTGCTGATTTCTCGATACAAGAAGTACTTGAAATCAAACCGGGAGAGATTAGGATCGGTTTGGACTTCAGCGTTGGCACGGGGACTTTCGCAGCGAGGATGAGAGAAAGTAACGTCACCATTGTAACAGCAACAATCAACCTAGGAGCTCCATTCAACGAGATGATCTCTCTGCGTGGTTTAGTCCCATTGTACTTAACCGTGAACCAACGGTTACCTTTCTTCGACAGCACGCTTGATATGATTCACACGACGAGGTTTCTTGATGGATGGATCGATCTGATACTTCTGGACTTCGTGCTGTTTGATTGGGACAGGGTTTTAAGACCAGGTGGGTTGTTGTGGATAGATAGTTTCTTTTGTCTGAAAGAGGATTTGGGTGATTACATGGAGGCGTTTAAAGCTTTGAGGTATAGGAGACATAAGTGGGTTGTGGTGCCTAAGAGAGATAAAGATGATAAAGAAGTTTTCTTCTCTGCTGTGTTAGAGAAACCTCCAAGACCCTTTAGATGA